The DNA segment GTGAGCGCCGCCACCGCGGCCGGCGATTCGCGCCGGAGCCGCGCGCCCACCAGCGCCGCCGCCTCGTACGGAGGGAAGAAGCGGCGGTCGTCCTCCAGGACGACGAGCCCGTAGCGGGCGATGGCGCCGTCCGTGGAGTAGCCGTCGATCACGTCCACCGCGCCCGAGGCGAGCGCCTGGTACTTCACGGCCTGCGCCAGTGCCCGCACGTCGCGCGGGCGGAAGCCGTACGCCTCCCGCAGCCCGGGGAGGCCGTCCGCCCGCCCGATGAAGTCCGGCGTGAAGCCGGCGCGGAGCCGCCCGCCCTCGCGCGCCAGGTCGCTCAGGGTACGGAGCCCCAGCCGCTCCGCGGTCTCGGGGCGCACGGCGATGGCGTAGGTGTTCTCGAAGCCCAGCGGGGGGAGCCAGCGCACCCCCCAGCGCCGCTCGAACTCCCGCGCCACGCGGCGGTACGCCTCCCTCGGGTCGCGCACCGGCTCCTCTCCCAGCACGGCGAGCAGCCCCGTCCCGGTGTACTCCGGGTACACGTCGACCGCGCCGGAGCGGAGCGCGGCGAAGGCCACCTCCGTCGCGCCCAGCCCCGGCCGCCGCTCCACCGGGATCCCCCGCGCCTCCAGCAGCTGCGCGAACATCTCCGCGAGGAGGAACGACTCCCCGAACGGCTTGGAAGCCACGACGACGGGCCGCTCCGCGGGCTCCGCCGACTGTGCCGGCGCGCGCCCCGGACCGGCGAGCAGCAGCGCGGCGAGGACGAGCAGGCGCCTCACGCGGCACCCACCCGCGAGCGGCGCAGCAGCTCCCGCACGTACTCCGTGGCGGGAGCGGCGGCGAGCGCGTCCGGCGCCGCGACCTGCTCGATGCGGCCGGCGCGGAGCACGGCGACGCGGTCCGCCAGGAGCGTGGCCTCATGCAGGTCGTGCGTCACCAGCACCGTGGCGGTCCCCAGCTCCCGCCGGAGCGCCCCGTACACCTCCTGCAGCTCCGCGCGGGTGATGGCGTCCAGCGCGCCGAAGGGCTCGTCCAGGAGCACCAGCGCGGGGCGGGCGGCCAGGGCGCGCGCGAGCGCGACGCGCTGCCGCTGGCCCCCGGAGAGCTCGCGCGGAAACCGGTGGGCGTATGTCTCCGGCGGGAGGCCGACGAGCTCCAGCGCCTCCGCCGCGTGCCGCTCCGGCGCCCGGTCGCCGCGGAGCCAGGGGACCAGCCCCGCGTTGCGGAGCACGGTCCAGTGGGGGAGGAGCCCCCCGTCCTGCGGCGCGTACCCCACGCGGCGCCGCAGCGCGACGGGGTCCAGCGCCCGCACGTCCTCCCCCTCCACCCATACCGTCCCGCCGTCCGGGT comes from the Longimicrobiaceae bacterium genome and includes:
- a CDS encoding glycine betaine ABC transporter substrate-binding protein, with translation MRRLLVLAALLLAGPGRAPAQSAEPAERPVVVASKPFGESFLLAEMFAQLLEARGIPVERRPGLGATEVAFAALRSGAVDVYPEYTGTGLLAVLGEEPVRDPREAYRRVAREFERRWGVRWLPPLGFENTYAIAVRPETAERLGLRTLSDLAREGGRLRAGFTPDFIGRADGLPGLREAYGFRPRDVRALAQAVKYQALASGAVDVIDGYSTDGAIARYGLVVLEDDRRFFPPYEAAALVGARLRRESPAAVAALTELSGRLDEERMRSINRRVEVDGEEIAAVAADALRELGLVGREDAAGAGET
- a CDS encoding ATP-binding cassette domain-containing protein, producing the protein MSGPDEAALKAEGVVKRYGPVAALDGVSLRVARGECVALVGESGSGKSTLLRCFNRTTDPDGGTVWVEGEDVRALDPVALRRRVGYAPQDGGLLPHWTVLRNAGLVPWLRGDRAPERHAAEALELVGLPPETYAHRFPRELSGGQRQRVALARALAARPALVLLDEPFGALDAITRAELQEVYGALRRELGTATVLVTHDLHEATLLADRVAVLRAGRIEQVAAPDALAAAPATEYVRELLRRSRVGAA